The Dethiosulfovibrio peptidovorans DSM 11002 nucleotide sequence AATATTTAAAAAAGCCCTACAGCTATACATACACCCGAGGGACCCGCTTGCTGAACATTATGGGAATTTCGTAGTTTATGGTGTTATGTCTCGCTCCGGCAAGCTCGTCCGGGGTTATGGTCTCGTCTCCCTGGGAACCAACTATAACCACCTCGTCTCCGACCGAGACGTCCAGACCGGTCACGTCTATCATGGTCTGATCCATGCATATGTTGCCGACCTGGGGAACCCTGGTTCCCTTCACGAGCATCTGGATCCTCATAGAGAAGGCTCTGGAGAGGCCGTCGGCGTAGCCTATGGGCAAAACGGCTATACGTTCGTCTCCCCTGGTCATATATCTGAGTCCATATCCGACCCCGCTTCTTGGAGGCAGATTTCTTATCATGGCTATGCTAGTCTTGACCTCGAAGGTCGGCTTGAGCTCTATAGGCCTGATGCAGTCCCCCGAGGGCCACATACCGTACAGTATCACCCCGGGACGACAGGCGTCCAGATGTTTTTCCGGAGAATTCAACGTTCCGGCACTGTTGCAGACGTGTCTGACAGGTATCCTCACTCCCTTGTCCTCCAGCATGGCCAACACATCTAGATATCGGCGATACTGGGACTCGGTGTAGTCCAGTCGTCTCTCGTCGGCGGTGGCGAAATGGGTGAAGAGCCCCTCCACCACTACCCCTGGAAGGGATATCAGCTCATCCAAGATAGCCGGAACCTCCTCGGGAAGAAATCCGATTCGTCCCATTCCCGAGTCGACCTTGAGGTGCACGTAAGCCGGGGTTCCCTCGCTCTCGGCGGCCTTGGAGAGGGCTCTGGCCATATCCATATCGGTGAGAGCGACCGATACGTTCCGTCGCACCAGCTCACCCGCTGAAGCGTAGGACGTGGGCCCCATGACCAGAAGCGCCTCTCCCACCCCTCCATCCCTTAAGGCGAAGGCCTCGTCGGACGTCGCGACGGCGAACCGCTGACACCCCTCCGAGGACAGACGTCTGGCGACCTCCATCACCCCGTGACCGTAAGCGTCGGCCTTTATAACCGACATGAGCTGCACCTCGGGACCGACGTGGTTCTTGATCGACCTGTAGTTGAAAGCCAGATTGTCGAGGCTTACCTCCATCCGGCTCGGCCTGTAGTTCACCGATAACCGCCTCCTCAAAAGACAAATTTTACGCAAAAGAGGGGCGCAGGTGCCCAGCGGACACCTCGCCCCGAGATTCGCCCTTTATATGTTACTCCAGAATTCCTTTGCGACGCTTGTCGTCGAAGTCCTTGACGAGCTTCTTAACCTCGTTGGAAAGCCAGAGCAAGGCTATGAGGTTGGGTATGGCCATGAGGCCGTTCATCGTGTCAGACATATTCCAGATGTTGGCCAGGAACTTGCCGCCACCGCCGGATGCACCGACCAGAAGAACCAGAATCCACATGACTTTAAAGCCCATTATAACCGGCTTGCTGTCTCCTAGGATATAGGTGACGCTGGTCTCGCCGTACCAGTACCAGCCCAGTATAGTGGAGAAGGAGAACAGGGCAAGTCCGGTAGATAGTACCATGACCCCCGTCTGTCCCAGAACCTCCTGGAAAGCGGTAAGACTCAGCTGGGCTCCGGTGAGCTCAGGCTGCCCGACCAGAGTGCTGGTGGTGAGGATGGCAAGAGCAGTAAGGGTGCAGATGACTATGGTGTCGGTGAATACCTCGAAGAGGCCGTAGACGCCCTGGCGGACAGGATGGTCAACCGTAGCGGCGGCGTGGACCATGGGAGCCGATCCGAGACCGGCCTCGTTGGAGAAGACCCCTCGGGCGAGTCCCTTGGTGAGAGCCATCTTTATGCTCCATCCGGCGATGGCTCCAGGCATGGCCATGGGGTCGGAGAAGGCGTACTTGATGGCTCTGCCGAAGGCGGCGGGCACGTCGGCTCCGTTGACTCCGACGGTTATGAGAGCACCTATGATGTAGAAGATGGCCATGAAGGGAACCAGATAGGTGGTGACCCTGGCTATCCCGTTGATTCCGCCCATTATGACGGCGGCGGTCAGTATGGCCAGAACTATACCTGTGGCAAGATGGGGAACTCCGAAGCCCAGGGCGAGACCTTCGGCGGTGGAGTTGGCCTGGATGGCGTTACCGATGCCGAAAGACGCGAAGGACGCGAAGAAGGCGAAGAGCCAGGCGAGCCATTTCTGTCCCGTTCCCTTCTCGAGGACGTACATGGTGCCGCCCCTCCACTGTCCGGTACTGTCCTTTTCCCTGAAGTGGACCGCCAACGTGACCTCGGCGAACTTGGTGGTCATGCCGAAGACCGCGGAGATAAGCATCCAGAACAGAGCTCCCGGACCTCCAAGGTGAAGAGCCGTGGCGACACCGGCTATGTTGCCCGTGCCGACCGTGGAAGCCAGGGCGGTTGCCAGAGCCGAGAAGGACGAGATCGAGCCCTCCGTCTTTTCCTGTTTCTTACCGAGACGTCCTATAACCTCTTTGAACATAAAACCGAAATAACGAATCTGCGGCACACCTAGGATGATCGTCAGGTATATGCCGGTACCTACCAAAAGGGTGAGAGTCCATGGACCCCACACAAAACCGTTGACTATTCCATTAATCCTCATTACTGCTTCCATAAAGACTGATACCTCCTCGCACGCATTATCGATGAATCGCTCGACACTCTCCACACGACAAGGTTACTGGATTTCATATCGTCCCTGTTCCTACCACCTCCGTCGAGGCCTCTCTGCCAGGCCAAAATATACAGTATATTGCATAACCAGGTCGACCAATACCGCCAAATAAGGTCCTGATAGACAATCTTCAAAGCTCTATCGCAAGACCAATTATTCGCAATATAAAATCGACCGGTTCTATGGTATCATGAACCTGGGTAATCTCAAAATTATCTTTTTCAGGAGGAGATGTTGTCCGTGAGGTTCTCTGATCGTATCAACGCAATGCAGGAATCACCGATAAGAAAGTTGGTACCTATAGCAAACGCGGCAAAGGCAAAGGGGAAGAAGGTGTATCACCTCAATATCGGACAGCCCGATATAATCACGCCCCCGTCGTTCCTCAAAAGCATCAGAGAGTTCGACCAGGAGGTTATAGCCTACGCCACCTCTCCGGGAGATCCCAAACTGATAGAGGCGATAGCGGCCTATTACAAGACCTACGATATGCACTTCGAGCCAGACGAGATCCTCGTCACCAACGGAGGCAGCGAGGCCCTTATGTTCGCCATGATGGCTCTCTGCG carries:
- the alr gene encoding alanine racemase, yielding MNYRPSRMEVSLDNLAFNYRSIKNHVGPEVQLMSVIKADAYGHGVMEVARRLSSEGCQRFAVATSDEAFALRDGGVGEALLVMGPTSYASAGELVRRNVSVALTDMDMARALSKAAESEGTPAYVHLKVDSGMGRIGFLPEEVPAILDELISLPGVVVEGLFTHFATADERRLDYTESQYRRYLDVLAMLEDKGVRIPVRHVCNSAGTLNSPEKHLDACRPGVILYGMWPSGDCIRPIELKPTFEVKTSIAMIRNLPPRSGVGYGLRYMTRGDERIAVLPIGYADGLSRAFSMRIQMLVKGTRVPQVGNICMDQTMIDVTGLDVSVGDEVVIVGSQGDETITPDELAGARHNTINYEIPIMFSKRVPRVYV
- a CDS encoding alanine/glycine:cation symporter family protein, translated to MEAVMRINGIVNGFVWGPWTLTLLVGTGIYLTIILGVPQIRYFGFMFKEVIGRLGKKQEKTEGSISSFSALATALASTVGTGNIAGVATALHLGGPGALFWMLISAVFGMTTKFAEVTLAVHFREKDSTGQWRGGTMYVLEKGTGQKWLAWLFAFFASFASFGIGNAIQANSTAEGLALGFGVPHLATGIVLAILTAAVIMGGINGIARVTTYLVPFMAIFYIIGALITVGVNGADVPAAFGRAIKYAFSDPMAMPGAIAGWSIKMALTKGLARGVFSNEAGLGSAPMVHAAATVDHPVRQGVYGLFEVFTDTIVICTLTALAILTTSTLVGQPELTGAQLSLTAFQEVLGQTGVMVLSTGLALFSFSTILGWYWYGETSVTYILGDSKPVIMGFKVMWILVLLVGASGGGGKFLANIWNMSDTMNGLMAIPNLIALLWLSNEVKKLVKDFDDKRRKGILE